In a genomic window of Oncorhynchus clarkii lewisi isolate Uvic-CL-2024 unplaced genomic scaffold, UVic_Ocla_1.0 unplaced_contig_8694_pilon_pilon, whole genome shotgun sequence:
- the LOC139398197 gene encoding 1-phosphatidylinositol 4,5-bisphosphate phosphodiesterase gamma-1-like, with protein MAGTSGFFSNGPIQWIESDTEMNNLYRDLELGTVLTLFYSKKSQRPERRTFQVKLETRTIIWTRGTDKIEGEIDIREIKEIRAGQKSRDFERYVEDSTARLDQAHCFVILHGTEFRLKALSLAATSDEEMTMWVKGLTWLVADTLKSPTPLQIERWLRKQFYAVDRNREDKISCKDLKSMLCQVNYRVPNMKFLREKLPDSELRNGDVSFSQFSQLYRSLMFDAQKAMEIPFLQRFIERPEQKILLEDFKTFLLEAQKELWATDNNKVQEFMFGYLKDPLREVEQPFFHQDEFLTYLFSKENTVWDSALDQVCPEDMNNPLSHYWISSSHNTYLTGDQFSSESSLEAYARCLRMGCRCIELDCWDGPDGMPVIYHGHTLTTKIKFCDVLATIKEHAFVTSDYPIILSIEDHCSIVQQRNMATYFKKVFGEMLLTKAVDIAADGLPSPNQLKRKILIKHKKLAEGSAYEEVSTSTPYSENDISNSIKNGILFLEDPINHEWYPHFFVLTSSKIYYSEETSNNQGNEDEEEHREVSNGMDQHIAEKWFHGKLGAGRDGRQIAERLLSEYCLETGAPDGSFLVRESETFVGDYTLSFWRSGRVQHCRIHSRQEAGSPKFYLTDNLVFDTLFALITHYQQVALRCNEFEMKLTEPVPQTNAHESKEWYHANLSRSHAENMLMRVPRDGAFLVRKRAELSSFAISFRAEGKIKHCRVQQEGQTVVLGTSEFDSLVDLISYYEKHPLYRKMKLRYPINEETLEKIGTAEPDYGSLYEGRNPGFYVEANQMPTFKCTVKAMYEYKAQRDDELSFSKNAIIQNVDKQEGGWWKGDCGGKKQLWFPANYVEEISPSAVEPDRSQLTENSPLGDLLRGSVDVSSCQI; from the exons ATGGCTGGGACCTCGGGCTTCTTTTCCAACGGACCCATTCAGTGGATTGAGAGTGACACCGAGATGAACAATCTTTACCGGGATCTGGAATTGGGGACCGTGTTGACTTTGTTTTACTCCAAAAAGTCCCAGCGACCTGAGAGAAGGACATTTCAGGTCAAACTTGAGACGAGGACAATTATCTGGACCCGAGGCACGGATAAaatagagggagaaa TTGATATCCGAGAGATAAAGGAGATCCGAGCGGGCCAGAAGTCTCGGGACTTTGAGCGCTATGTGGAGGACTCTACAGCACGACTAGACCAGGCTCACTGCTTCGTCATCCTACACGGCACTGAGTTCCGCCTCAAAGCACTCAGCCTAGCAG CGACGTCTGATGAGGAGATGACCATGTGGGTGAAGGGGCTGACCTGGCTGGTGGCAGACACACTCAAATCCCCCACCCCTTTACAGATAGAGAG GTGGTTACGGAAGCAGTTTTATGCCGTAGATCGCAACAGAGAAGACAA GATATCCTGTAAGGATCTGAAGAGCATGCTGTGCCAGGTTAACTACAGGGTCCCCAACATGAAGTTCCTCAGAGAGAAACTTCCG gACTCGGAGTTGAGGAATGGAGACGTGTCCTTCAGCCAGTTTTCCCAGCTCTATCGCAGCCTGATGTTTGACGCCCAGAAAGCT ATGGAGATTCCTTTTCTACAGAG gtTCATTGAGAGACCAGAGCAGAAGATCTTACTAGAAGACTTCAAGACTTTCCTTCTGGAGGCCCAGAAG GAGCTGTGGGCCACTGACAACAATAAGGTGCAGGAGTTTATGTTTGGGTACCTGAAGGACCCACTGAGGGAGGTGGAACAACCCTTCTTCCACCAAGATGAG TTCCTGACATACCTATTTTCCAAAGAGAACACCGTCTGGGACTCAGCCCTGGACCAGGTGTGTCCTGAAGACATGAACAACCCCCTGTCTCATTACTGGATATCCTCATCTCATAACAC ctaCCTGACAGGTGACCAGTTTTCTAGTGAGTCGTCCCTGGAAGCGTACGCACGCTGTCTGAGGATGGGCTGCCGCTGCATCGAGT TGGACTGTTGGGATGGTCCAGATGGAATGCCTGTCATCTACCATGGACACACCCTCACCACCAAGATTAAGTTCTGTGATGTCCTGGCGACCATCAAGGAACACGCCTTTGTGACGTCTGA CTACCCCATCATCCTGTCCATAGAGGATCACTGCAGCATTGTCCAGCAGAGGAACATGGCTACCTACTTTAAGAAGGTCTTTGGAGAAATGCTGCTTACCAAGGCTGTGGACATCGCCGCCGACGGATTGCCCTCACCCAATCAGCTTAAGAGGAAGATCCTCatcaag CATAAGAAGCTAGCAGAGGGCAGTGCCTATGAGGAGGTGTCCACCTCTACTCCCTACTCTGAGAATGACATCAGCAACTCCATCAAGAATGGCATTCTCTTCCTGGAGGACCCCATCAACCAT gaGTGGTACCCTCACTTCTTTGTCCTGACCAGCAGTAAGATCTACTACTCGGAGGAGACATCTAACAACCAAGGCAACGAGGATGAGGAGGAGCACAGAGAG gTCTCTAACGGTATGGACCAACATATAGCAGAGAAGTGGTTCCATGGGAAGCTGGGTGCTGGTCGCGACGGGAGACAGATAGCTGAGCGGCTGCTGTCGGAGTACTGTCTTGAGACGGGCGCTCCCGACGGGTCCTTCCTGGTCCGGGAGAGTGAGACGTTCGTAGGAGACTACACCTTGTCCTTCTG GCGTTCAGGCCGGGTGCAGCACTGTCGCATCCACTCTCGCCAGGAGGCAGGCAGCCCCAAGTTCTACTTGACAGACAACCTGGTGTTTGACACGCTATTCGCCCTCATCACCCACTACCAGCAGGTAGCGCTGCGCTGTAACGAGTTTGAGATGAAGCTGACTGAGCCTGTGCCCCAGACCAACGCCCACGAAAGCAAAGA GTGGTACCATGCCAACCTGTCTCGGAGCCACGCCGAGAACATGCTGATGAGGGTTCCACGTGACGGGGCGTTCCTTGTCAGAAAAAGGGCAGAGCTAAGCTCCTTTGCCATTTCTTTCAG GGCAGAGGGGAAGATCAAGCACTGCAGGGTGCAACAGGAGGGCCAGACAGTGGTGTTGGGGACGTCGGAGTTCGACAGCCTGGTGGATCTCATCAGTTACTACGAGAAACACCCGTTGTACCGTAAGATGAAGCTCCGCTACCCTATCAATGAGGAGACGCTGGAGAAGATAGGCACGGCT GAGCCAGATTACGGGTCTCTGTATGAGGGGCGGAACCCTGGGTTCTACGTAGAAGCCAATCAGATGCCCACCTTCAAG TGCACAGTGAAGGCCATGTATGAGTACAAGGCCCAGAGGGATGATGAATTGTCCTTCAGTAAGAACGCCATCATCCAAAACGTGGACAAACAGGAAGGAGGATG GTGGAAGGGGGACTGTGGTGGGAAGAAGCAGCTGTGGTTTCCTGCTAACTATGTAGAGGAGATCAGTCCTTCAGCTGTGGAGCCAGACAGATCA CAGCTGACAGAGAACAGTCCTCTGGGAGACCTGCTGAGAGGAAGTGTAGATGTGTCTTCCTGTCAGATTG